A DNA window from Legionella sp. MW5194 contains the following coding sequences:
- a CDS encoding helix-turn-helix transcriptional regulator, producing the protein MTNTLKDKNKSSQSNFLSKNLSKLLDSHQVSEYDLAKNLNIPYNTINRIINGTTTDPRLSTLQQIADFFGVNLDFLVGTNEQSKNISIPLMSWDFVSKPNFTLAFDKITWEKWVPVGNLLDNIHSTDLIFALESTKSMHTRFPVGTLFVLQTNLLPIDGDLVLIKFKTDNSISLRELTIDSPNWLLNPIVTGSQLLTFNQMEHEIIAIVILTLTQTRTI; encoded by the coding sequence ATGACTAATACCCTAAAGGATAAAAATAAATCTTCACAGTCAAATTTTTTATCTAAAAATTTATCTAAACTCTTAGATTCACACCAAGTATCAGAATATGACTTAGCTAAAAATTTAAACATCCCTTACAACACAATTAATAGAATCATTAATGGAACCACTACTGATCCAAGGCTTTCTACACTTCAACAAATTGCTGATTTTTTTGGGGTAAACCTCGATTTTCTGGTTGGTACAAATGAACAAAGTAAAAATATTTCTATTCCACTTATGTCTTGGGATTTTGTTTCGAAACCAAATTTCACCCTGGCTTTCGATAAAATCACATGGGAAAAATGGGTTCCGGTAGGTAATCTACTTGATAATATTCATTCAACTGATCTCATATTTGCTCTTGAAAGCACCAAATCAATGCATACAAGATTCCCAGTAGGTACTTTATTTGTTCTACAAACGAACCTACTACCTATCGATGGAGACTTGGTTTTAATCAAATTCAAGACAGATAATTCAATCTCGTTACGGGAACTAACCATAGACTCACCTAATTGGTTACTTAATCCAATTGTAACTGGTTCTCAATTGCTTACATTTAATCAGATGGAACATGAAATTATTGCTATAGTCATTCTGACACTCACTCAGACAAGAACAATTTAA
- a CDS encoding queuosine precursor transporter, producing MKKIKFKERPDTVISLLSVLYVTSLLANLAVGYRYISLGSLTQSGGIFIFPISFIISDIITEIYGSELAGKLVRYGIVCQFIFAIYACIVIHTPAPYFLQNKELYALVFSPYLNFALASSISIWIGSKINIVLLSKFSEFSGGKCFAVRSFLASTAGEFLVTGISMIIANYSKLSLDNLIYMIGCCFVVKTIISFVAIWPASIIVYNLTHKRSSSKTALEFKRPIRLLKNLFLLAWNAKGFMYVLEEIDTDRSKAIIYYKGTRVVIEISLFHAFYNREIIDKLGPIDAANIGYYYGQFHGNENIFTFKDDKGREGDLDLIFQSGELNILGITRDKKVVIEDTKTLLNF from the coding sequence ATGAAAAAAATAAAATTTAAGGAAAGACCAGATACAGTTATCAGTTTATTATCCGTACTCTACGTTACTTCTCTTTTGGCCAATTTAGCAGTAGGGTATAGATATATAAGTTTGGGTTCTCTTACTCAGTCTGGGGGAATATTTATTTTCCCCATCTCGTTCATTATCAGCGACATAATTACTGAAATTTACGGTAGTGAGCTTGCTGGAAAACTAGTTCGTTATGGCATAGTATGCCAATTTATTTTTGCTATCTATGCTTGTATCGTTATTCATACTCCTGCACCTTATTTTCTTCAAAACAAAGAATTATATGCTTTGGTCTTTAGTCCATATTTAAATTTTGCTCTTGCTAGTTCTATAAGTATTTGGATTGGCTCAAAAATAAACATTGTTTTATTAAGTAAATTCAGTGAATTTTCCGGAGGAAAATGTTTTGCAGTGAGGAGTTTTCTTGCTTCGACAGCAGGAGAATTTTTAGTGACCGGCATTTCTATGATTATAGCGAATTATAGCAAACTAAGCCTGGATAATCTTATTTATATGATTGGCTGTTGCTTTGTTGTAAAAACAATAATTTCATTTGTAGCAATTTGGCCGGCATCAATAATAGTTTACAATTTAACCCATAAAAGAAGCTCATCTAAAACAGCATTGGAATTTAAAAGACCAATTAGACTATTAAAAAATCTCTTTTTGTTGGCTTGGAATGCCAAAGGTTTTATGTATGTTCTTGAAGAAATTGACACAGATAGAAGCAAGGCGATTATATATTATAAAGGAACTAGAGTGGTTATAGAGATATCTCTTTTTCATGCGTTTTATAATAGAGAAATCATTGATAAATTAGGTCCTATAGATGCAGCTAACATTGGATATTATTATGGTCAATTTCATGGAAATGAAAATATTTTTACGTTCAAAGATGACAAAGGAAGAGAAGGAGATTTAGATTTAATATTTCAGTCTGGGGAGTTAAATATTTTGGGAATTACTAGAGATAAAAAGGTGGTAATTGAAGATACAAAAACATTATTGAATTTTTAA
- a CDS encoding methionine ABC transporter ATP-binding protein — MIELVGLNKSYADTIALRDINLFIQEGEIFGIIGRSGAGKSTLLRTINLLERPDQGEVIIDNQTLTNLNNAQLRQARHKMAMIFQHFNLLQSKTVYDNIALPMRVQGMDEDQIRNKIEELLPLVELQDKKEAYPSQLSGGQKQRVAIARALSCSPKILLCDEATSALDPETTDAILELLKKINKHYGITVVLITHEMEVVKRICHRLAVMEGGQIIEITSLNEVFNNPLSQARKMLYAQLSPPLPACLTSHLSAVEGDKPVIRLFFHGESATVPFISKTSRELHIDINILLANIDRFDAVTCGVLIVELHANQSLLQQFIQRCNDANLTVEILGYVTDTIL, encoded by the coding sequence ATGATTGAATTAGTTGGATTAAATAAATCCTATGCGGACACCATCGCGCTACGTGATATTAATCTTTTTATCCAGGAAGGCGAAATTTTTGGCATTATTGGCCGAAGCGGGGCTGGAAAATCGACCCTGTTGCGAACCATTAATTTACTGGAACGACCCGATCAGGGTGAGGTCATCATCGATAATCAAACGCTGACTAACCTTAACAATGCGCAATTACGTCAGGCGCGTCATAAAATGGCGATGATTTTTCAGCATTTCAATCTTCTGCAATCCAAAACCGTCTATGACAACATTGCCTTGCCCATGCGTGTTCAAGGCATGGATGAAGATCAAATCCGCAATAAAATAGAGGAGTTGTTGCCTTTAGTGGAATTGCAGGACAAAAAGGAGGCTTACCCTTCTCAATTAAGCGGCGGACAAAAACAACGGGTGGCCATTGCCAGAGCCTTAAGCTGCTCCCCGAAAATCCTGTTATGCGATGAAGCGACCTCCGCGCTGGATCCGGAAACCACCGATGCCATTCTCGAATTACTTAAAAAAATCAACAAACATTATGGCATCACCGTTGTCCTTATCACCCATGAAATGGAGGTGGTTAAACGCATTTGCCATCGCCTCGCGGTTATGGAAGGGGGCCAGATCATCGAGATAACCAGCTTGAATGAGGTCTTCAATAATCCTTTAAGCCAGGCGAGAAAAATGCTTTACGCCCAGTTAAGTCCCCCATTGCCCGCCTGCTTAACCAGCCATTTAAGCGCGGTGGAAGGCGACAAGCCCGTTATTCGTTTATTTTTTCATGGTGAGAGCGCCACGGTGCCTTTCATCAGTAAAACCAGCCGTGAGTTGCACATCGACATTAATATTCTGCTCGCCAATATTGACCGCTTCGATGCCGTCACCTGCGGCGTTCTGATTGTTGAATTGCATGCCAATCAGAGTCTGCTTCAGCAGTTTATTCAGCGATGCAATGACGCCAATTTAACCGTGGAGATTCTGGGTTATGTCACTGACACTATTTTATGA
- a CDS encoding methionine ABC transporter permease, which translates to MSLTLFYDLMQASLETLYMVAISTLLAFALGLPLGTLLFSSSKIKPHPLLHKSISGLINMSRSIPFIILLVALIPFTRLLVGTSIGMNAAIVPLTLGATPFFARLVENVYQNLPAGLIETGFSMGATTWQMIRHILIPEALPALIQAITVTAIALVNYSAMAGTVGGGGLGDLAIRYGYQRFNVGIMLATVIILIMIVQLLQMGGDKLARHLSHQ; encoded by the coding sequence ATGTCACTGACACTATTTTATGATTTAATGCAAGCGAGTCTGGAAACCCTCTACATGGTGGCCATCAGCACCTTACTGGCTTTTGCCTTGGGGCTTCCCTTGGGAACCCTGCTGTTCAGCAGCAGTAAAATCAAACCGCACCCTCTACTACATAAAAGCATCAGCGGCCTGATTAACATGAGCCGTTCCATTCCGTTCATTATCTTACTGGTGGCCTTAATTCCATTCACCCGTTTACTGGTGGGCACCTCCATCGGCATGAACGCCGCCATTGTACCCCTGACCTTGGGGGCAACGCCTTTTTTTGCCAGACTGGTTGAGAATGTGTATCAGAATCTTCCCGCTGGCCTCATTGAAACCGGTTTTTCCATGGGAGCAACAACCTGGCAAATGATTCGTCATATCCTGATTCCAGAAGCCTTACCTGCCTTAATTCAGGCCATTACGGTGACTGCCATCGCCCTGGTCAATTATTCCGCCATGGCTGGTACGGTTGGCGGCGGCGGTTTGGGTGATTTGGCTATTCGATATGGTTATCAACGATTTAATGTGGGAATTATGTTGGCGACTGTCATCATTCTGATTATGATTGTGCAACTGTTGCAAATGGGCGGTGACAAACTGGCCCGCCATCTCTCGCATCAATAG